Within Cellulophaga sp. L1A9, the genomic segment AATGAGACATCATCATAGATTCTTTTTATCCGCTTGTATATAAATTTTTCTACTCGAAGTTGAATTACAAAAAAACAAATAGTATATGTAACCAGCATAAACACAATTAGAAGCAACCAATCTAATTCACCCTTTAACCACAAAAAAGCGGATAAGAATAGTGTTATTGCTACGGTAATATAAGTTGCTGAGCGAAATGCAAATTTGTATGATTTTTTAAAGGATATTGCCATTATAACACAAACTTATACCCTACTCCTTTTACGGTTTTAAAGTGATCATCTCCAATTTTTTCACGAAGTTTTCTAATATGAACATCAATAGTTCTACCACCAACAACAACTTCATTACCCCAAACTTTATCTAAGATAACTTCTCTTTTAAATACTTTATTAGGCTTGGAAGTAAGCAAGGACAACAATTCAAATTCTTTTCTTGGCAGAACAAGCTCTTGACCGTCATTGACAATCTTATATTCTTCCCGATTAATGATGATGTTACCCACTTTTACAATATCATCAGCCGAAGCTTCTTCATCTTTTAAGCGTCTTAACAAAGCTTTTACCTTACTCACAAATACTTTTGGCTTTATAGGTTTGGTAATATAGTCATCTGCACCAGCATCAAAACCAGCAACTTGAGAATAATCTTCACTACGTGCCGTTAAAAAAGTAATAATAGTCTCTTCTAAACCTGGCGTATTTCTAATAATTTCACAAGCTTCTATACCATCCATTTCTGGCATCATGACATCTAGTATGATCAAATGTGGCTGTTTCTTTTTTGCCTTAGCTACTCCTTCCGCTCCATTTTTAGCCGTAAATACTTCATAGCCTTCTGCGCTTAAGTTGTAACTTAAAATCTCAAGAATATCTGGTTCATCATCTACCAATAATATTCTAATGTCCTTCTTTTTCATTTGATACTTGAATTAAATTCGGGAACTTTCTATGGCATAAATCACATTCTTGTCGCTGTATATCAACAACTTGCAATCATTACCCCTAAAGTTTCTTAGTTGGTTAATCGCTCAAAAGTAAAGATAATACAATTACGACTAAAGCACTTAACATTGATTTAATATCATAACATTAAGTTAACACTTAAAAAATAAATCTTTAACACAGGGGTAACATCACTTTTACCCTGCCGAACGTTCTTTGCCGCGTAAAAAGACAA encodes:
- a CDS encoding response regulator transcription factor, producing the protein MKKKDIRILLVDDEPDILEILSYNLSAEGYEVFTAKNGAEGVAKAKKKQPHLIILDVMMPEMDGIEACEIIRNTPGLEETIITFLTARSEDYSQVAGFDAGADDYITKPIKPKVFVSKVKALLRRLKDEEASADDIVKVGNIIINREEYKIVNDGQELVLPRKEFELLSLLTSKPNKVFKREVILDKVWGNEVVVGGRTIDVHIRKLREKIGDDHFKTVKGVGYKFVL